One Verrucomicrobiia bacterium genomic window carries:
- a CDS encoding ATP-binding protein — translation MKPSLPTPQSRIRFPLNALLAVCCASSLNEAIAAEGVLRSAAAIRSLSVEEAQQKRRVHLRAVVTFSDSRLYSRFVQDDTAGIYLFDAGLPLEVSPGQLVEVEGVTSPGEYAPIVVPEKITVVGEAPLPKPKPVTYEQLASGQEDSQFVEISGIVRSATLYEGFPHHVIEIATGGGRLTAFASQLPVERNADLLDSTIRVRGVCSTQFNHQRQLFAIRLMVPRPEDLVIEQPAPADPFAITPRPMSSLLQFAPRESYGHRVKVAGTVILYETGRRIFLQDGDQGVEVQTREREPLALGDRVEALGFVAQGSYTPMLQDAVYRKTAHGAAPAPARVTPDEALKGKHDCRLIEVSGKLLDRAIHGTERYLILQDGEFTFHAYLDQPLGQDAFSSIENGSRVLVTGVCRIVPGEWSAGDHWRARSFRVQMRSRADVLVLQSPPWWTLQKVLWMAGALGFVAAAAFTWVMVLRRRVATRTQELEVQIIERQRAERQRLIEQERTRVAQDLHDELGATLTEVSILGSLIRTPSLPPENRERYLSKLAEVSRAVVATLDEIVWAVNPKYDSVASLASYYSLFAQRFLNLAGMACRLHVADSFPNTPLDSRLRHGVFLAFKEALNNSVRHSGASEVRIAMEATEDQLQITVADNGRGFASTEGLPGSDGLASMTERMQKLGGQCQVRSVPGEGTTVELSLPLSEHPTS, via the coding sequence TTGAAGCCGTCTCTCCCCACTCCTCAATCGCGAATCCGCTTTCCACTGAACGCCTTGCTCGCCGTTTGCTGCGCATCGTCGCTCAACGAGGCGATTGCGGCCGAAGGCGTTTTGCGCTCCGCAGCGGCAATCCGCAGCCTCTCCGTTGAGGAGGCGCAGCAAAAACGCAGGGTTCACCTCCGTGCAGTGGTGACGTTCTCCGACTCCCGGCTCTATTCACGCTTCGTTCAGGACGACACCGCTGGCATTTACCTGTTCGACGCAGGTCTTCCGCTGGAAGTCTCGCCAGGCCAGTTGGTCGAGGTCGAAGGCGTCACGAGTCCCGGAGAATACGCACCCATCGTTGTTCCGGAAAAAATCACTGTTGTTGGCGAAGCGCCATTGCCGAAGCCAAAGCCCGTCACTTACGAGCAGCTCGCCAGCGGACAGGAGGACAGCCAGTTTGTCGAAATCTCGGGGATTGTTCGTTCAGCGACTCTTTACGAAGGATTCCCCCATCACGTGATCGAGATCGCGACGGGCGGCGGGCGTCTCACCGCGTTCGCCAGCCAGCTGCCCGTGGAGAGGAATGCCGATTTGCTCGACAGCACGATTCGAGTGCGAGGCGTCTGCTCGACGCAATTCAATCACCAGCGGCAATTGTTTGCCATTCGGCTGATGGTCCCACGGCCGGAGGATCTCGTCATTGAACAACCGGCACCCGCGGATCCATTTGCGATCACGCCGCGTCCCATGTCGAGCCTGCTGCAGTTTGCGCCACGTGAATCATACGGCCACCGGGTGAAAGTTGCGGGCACCGTCATCCTGTATGAGACAGGCCGCCGCATTTTCCTCCAGGACGGCGATCAGGGCGTGGAGGTGCAGACACGCGAGCGCGAACCGCTTGCGCTGGGTGATCGCGTTGAGGCCCTTGGATTCGTTGCGCAGGGCTCGTATACGCCGATGCTGCAGGATGCGGTTTATCGCAAGACCGCACACGGCGCCGCGCCCGCCCCCGCCCGCGTGACTCCCGATGAAGCATTGAAGGGAAAGCATGATTGCCGTTTGATTGAGGTGTCAGGGAAGCTGCTCGACCGCGCAATCCACGGGACCGAACGTTACCTGATCCTGCAGGACGGGGAATTCACATTCCACGCCTACCTCGATCAACCTCTGGGCCAGGATGCGTTCTCGTCAATTGAGAACGGCAGCCGAGTCCTGGTCACCGGCGTCTGCCGCATCGTTCCCGGCGAATGGAGCGCCGGCGATCATTGGCGGGCGCGATCCTTCCGCGTTCAAATGCGTTCCCGCGCCGATGTGCTCGTCTTGCAATCGCCACCGTGGTGGACACTGCAAAAGGTGCTTTGGATGGCAGGCGCGCTGGGCTTCGTCGCGGCGGCGGCGTTCACCTGGGTCATGGTGCTGCGGCGGCGCGTGGCGACCCGAACGCAGGAACTGGAAGTGCAGATCATTGAACGGCAGCGCGCCGAACGCCAGCGCCTCATCGAACAGGAACGGACCCGGGTTGCGCAGGACCTGCATGATGAACTCGGCGCAACACTCACGGAAGTGAGCATTCTGGGATCGCTCATTCGCACGCCGTCGCTTCCTCCTGAAAATCGCGAGCGTTACCTGTCCAAGCTTGCCGAGGTGTCCCGCGCGGTCGTTGCGACGCTCGATGAAATCGTGTGGGCGGTGAATCCCAAATACGATTCTGTCGCTTCACTCGCGAGCTATTATTCCCTTTTCGCCCAGCGCTTCCTCAACCTCGCCGGCATGGCCTGCCGCCTGCACGTAGCGGATTCGTTTCCGAATACCCCGCTGGATTCCCGATTACGCCACGGCGTCTTCCTCGCGTTCAAGGAAGCGCTGAACAATTCCGTCCGCCATTCCGGCGCGTCGGAAGTGCGTATCGCGATGGAAGCAACAGAGGACCAATTGCAGATCACAGTGGCAGACAACGGCCGCGGATTCGCTTCAACTGAGGGATTGCCCGGGAGCGACGGACTGGCAAGCATGACGGAGCGAATGCAAAAGCTCGGGGGGCAATGCCAGGTCCGCAGCGTTCCTGGGGAAGGCACCACGGTGGAACTTTCGCTGCCGCTTTCGGAACACCCGACCTCATGA
- a CDS encoding family 16 glycosylhydrolase translates to MIASFQRLRTRLAVLLACASFVPQFLSAQAPVGWTLIWSDEFSQPNGSAPASSNWVYDIGASGWGNNEWQYYTSRTNNSRIEDGHLVIEARQENFASSSYTSARLKTQGKWSWRYGRIEARIKIPRGQGIWPAFWMLGTNIASAGWPSCGEIDILENIGKEPTIVHGTIHGPGYSGGNAVGGPYSLANNAPFADDFHVYAVEWTTNSIQWFVDGQQYFSVTPASLPTGAAWVFTDPQFLILNLAVGGNWPGYPDATTVFPQRMTVDYVRVYAPAALTSPNTNALINAGFETGSLSSWTPYGAGFNTLHQTIKSGAVHSGNHSFKVFGRFNGTENYSGIFQDRTVEPGQVGRADAWAFTPGNDRIAGANSAWVELSFRDAAANVLALYRSRFLDSASPPGSWVRLRVDIQLNPANSAVIGTVTNLIAPANTSAMRYQVVFRQPASASGSVSFDDLRVELDPVTEVPALASFALNENGMHFRYPTCLGIPYQLQAKDQLNNPVWTPISTASGDGGVLSVPVENADDAAFFRMVRLLE, encoded by the coding sequence ATGATTGCATCGTTTCAGAGGCTTCGAACGCGTTTGGCCGTCCTGCTGGCGTGCGCCAGCTTTGTTCCACAATTTCTGTCGGCGCAGGCTCCTGTTGGATGGACGTTGATCTGGTCAGACGAGTTCTCGCAACCGAACGGCAGTGCGCCCGCCTCTTCCAATTGGGTTTACGACATCGGCGCCAGCGGATGGGGCAACAACGAATGGCAGTATTACACGTCTCGCACGAACAACTCGCGAATCGAGGACGGACATCTCGTGATTGAGGCGCGCCAGGAAAATTTTGCGAGCAGCAGCTACACCTCTGCCCGGCTGAAAACACAGGGGAAATGGTCGTGGCGCTACGGACGCATTGAGGCGCGGATTAAGATTCCCCGAGGGCAGGGCATCTGGCCTGCGTTCTGGATGCTCGGAACCAACATCGCCTCGGCCGGTTGGCCGTCATGCGGAGAAATCGATATCCTGGAAAACATCGGCAAGGAACCCACCATCGTTCATGGCACAATTCACGGCCCCGGATACTCCGGCGGCAACGCAGTCGGCGGACCCTATTCGCTGGCGAACAACGCTCCCTTTGCTGATGACTTCCATGTCTACGCCGTCGAGTGGACGACCAACTCAATCCAGTGGTTCGTGGACGGCCAGCAGTATTTTAGCGTTACGCCGGCGAGCCTTCCCACAGGAGCCGCTTGGGTGTTCACAGATCCGCAATTCCTGATCCTTAACCTCGCAGTTGGCGGCAACTGGCCCGGATATCCGGATGCGACAACCGTGTTCCCGCAACGCATGACCGTTGACTACGTCCGCGTGTATGCGCCAGCGGCGCTAACCTCGCCGAACACCAATGCCCTGATCAATGCGGGATTCGAAACCGGTTCGCTATCGTCTTGGACGCCCTATGGCGCCGGGTTCAACACACTTCATCAAACCATCAAATCCGGGGCCGTCCACAGCGGAAATCATTCGTTCAAGGTGTTCGGCCGGTTCAACGGAACGGAAAACTATTCCGGCATTTTCCAGGATAGAACGGTCGAACCCGGCCAGGTGGGTCGGGCGGATGCGTGGGCGTTCACACCTGGAAACGATCGTATCGCGGGAGCCAATTCCGCGTGGGTTGAATTGTCGTTCCGCGATGCCGCTGCAAACGTGCTGGCCTTGTATCGCTCGAGATTCCTCGATTCCGCGTCGCCGCCGGGCAGCTGGGTCCGGCTGCGGGTGGATATTCAGTTGAACCCTGCTAACTCTGCCGTGATCGGAACGGTGACCAACCTGATTGCGCCCGCGAATACCAGCGCGATGCGGTATCAGGTTGTTTTCCGCCAGCCCGCCTCGGCCAGCGGTTCAGTTTCTTTTGACGATCTCCGCGTGGAACTCGACCCGGTCACTGAAGTTCCTGCGTTAGCTTCCTTTGCATTGAATGAGAACGGGATGCATTTCCGGTACCCTACCTGCCTCGGCATCCCTTACCAGCTGCAGGCCAAAGATCAGCTCAATAATCCTGTCTGGACTCCGATTTCCACCGCGTCCGGCGACGGCGGCGTGCTTTCGGTCCCTGTCGAAAATGCCGACGATGCCGCTTTTTTCCGCATGGTTCGTTTGTTGGAGTAG
- a CDS encoding BNR-4 repeat-containing protein, with amino-acid sequence MKSRLDPAIRLILLAALLHLAAAPGTVAQTNFATIARDGAWTWYNDPRALFHNGKLYFGFVRAADGKSALGVFDLGTGIGTNLWASDFTQLDDHNNPGLLSKRDGGLLAIYARHISDQFFAYRLSTSPEPATPADWTSEQRIPSSGAGMTYANPFQLSAEAGTIYNYCRNLNFNPTVYVSTNGGSNWTSPRLFIQAGTGGSVRPYVKYSSDYENRIDFLYTDGHPRDVANSLYHLYYRDGAYHKTDGTVVKSFSNLPILHDSGERGSVIYQYSAAAQSDPNQWIPTARAWCWETATHTNNQPVCVFTVQRDNVMGGNWFDDRIYYYYARWTGTNWQKRFIAHAGRPLYSAEDDYAGGICVDPKDPNVIYISSNAADPFNLANTANVPLRAAERYELWRGVTSDGGLTFDWTQVTHNSTVDNLRPYIPRRNGGEPCVIWFQGNYSTYTSYSTSLVGLFSTRVPTPAPAPLITYVDATTGMSGNTTLASGGVLNPPATSSGTDGVWRLRTLGNSATTFESGGDTSAAGNAANGNSEDTPTLKTTISGLTPGVVYNIYAYFWSAAGSQDWRLRAGLTNLGGSLPLFANSTHPTPVASEFSNPPLITEADRTLQQAPLGFAVADAEGKIEVYVDDDPAARAGMANGWNLRTWYDGVGYSRATSSTAAKVNASADGASLWISWPETHIGWVLQSQTNALDFGLTTDWHDVSGTSLVTQAVVGIDPLAEAVFYRLRHP; translated from the coding sequence ATGAAATCCCGCCTCGATCCCGCCATTCGACTGATCCTCCTTGCTGCCCTGCTTCATCTGGCGGCAGCTCCTGGCACGGTGGCTCAGACAAATTTCGCGACCATTGCACGGGATGGAGCGTGGACCTGGTACAACGATCCGCGCGCGCTGTTCCACAATGGGAAGCTCTACTTCGGGTTCGTTCGCGCAGCCGACGGAAAAAGTGCCCTCGGCGTTTTCGACCTCGGCACAGGCATCGGCACCAACCTCTGGGCTTCAGACTTCACGCAACTGGACGATCACAACAACCCGGGCCTGCTTTCGAAACGAGACGGCGGGCTGCTCGCGATTTATGCGCGGCACATTTCTGACCAGTTTTTTGCCTATCGCCTTTCCACGTCTCCCGAGCCCGCCACTCCGGCCGATTGGACATCCGAACAACGGATTCCATCGAGCGGCGCAGGGATGACCTACGCCAATCCGTTCCAGCTTTCTGCTGAGGCAGGCACAATCTACAACTACTGCCGCAACCTGAACTTCAATCCCACGGTATATGTGTCAACCAATGGCGGAAGCAATTGGACGTCGCCCCGCCTGTTTATCCAGGCTGGCACGGGCGGCTCGGTTCGTCCTTACGTGAAGTACTCGTCCGACTACGAAAACCGCATCGACTTTCTCTACACGGATGGCCATCCGCGCGATGTCGCAAACTCGCTGTATCATCTCTACTATCGGGATGGCGCTTACCACAAAACCGACGGAACCGTCGTCAAAAGCTTTTCCAACCTGCCAATCCTCCACGATTCCGGCGAGCGTGGATCGGTGATCTACCAGTACAGTGCCGCTGCACAAAGCGATCCCAATCAATGGATTCCCACCGCCCGCGCCTGGTGCTGGGAAACAGCAACCCACACCAATAATCAGCCAGTGTGCGTGTTCACAGTTCAGCGCGACAACGTGATGGGAGGAAACTGGTTCGACGATCGAATCTATTACTATTACGCGCGATGGACTGGAACGAACTGGCAGAAGCGCTTCATTGCTCATGCAGGGCGGCCGCTATATTCGGCTGAAGACGATTACGCGGGCGGCATTTGTGTTGATCCGAAGGATCCCAATGTCATCTACATTTCCAGCAACGCCGCTGATCCATTCAACCTCGCGAATACCGCCAACGTTCCGTTGCGCGCAGCCGAACGATACGAACTCTGGCGGGGCGTGACGAGCGACGGCGGTTTAACGTTTGATTGGACGCAGGTGACACACAACTCGACAGTCGACAACCTGCGTCCCTATATTCCGCGGCGCAATGGCGGCGAGCCTTGCGTCATTTGGTTTCAGGGAAATTATTCCACCTACACGTCGTATTCCACATCTCTCGTGGGTCTCTTTTCCACACGGGTTCCAACGCCTGCTCCCGCGCCGCTGATTACTTACGTGGATGCGACCACCGGAATGTCAGGCAATACCACGCTGGCAAGCGGGGGCGTGTTGAATCCCCCCGCGACATCCAGCGGAACCGACGGCGTCTGGCGCCTGCGAACCCTGGGAAACTCGGCGACCACTTTTGAATCGGGAGGCGACACATCGGCTGCCGGCAATGCTGCGAACGGAAACAGCGAAGACACACCGACTCTAAAAACAACCATCAGCGGTTTGACTCCGGGTGTGGTCTACAACATCTACGCCTATTTCTGGAGTGCCGCCGGATCTCAGGATTGGCGGCTGCGCGCGGGCCTGACTAATCTTGGCGGATCCTTGCCGCTGTTCGCCAATTCGACCCACCCCACGCCGGTCGCGTCTGAGTTCAGCAATCCACCGTTGATCACCGAAGCGGATCGCACGTTGCAGCAGGCACCCCTTGGATTTGCTGTTGCGGATGCAGAGGGGAAGATTGAGGTGTATGTGGATGACGACCCCGCCGCGCGGGCGGGAATGGCGAATGGCTGGAACCTTCGGACGTGGTACGATGGCGTCGGCTACTCGCGCGCAACGAGCTCCACGGCCGCCAAGGTGAACGCCAGCGCGGACGGAGCAAGCCTTTGGATTTCCTGGCCCGAAACGCACATTGGATGGGTGCTGCAATCGCAGACGAACGCATTGGACTTCGGCCTGACAACGGACTGGCACGACGTCAGCGGGACGAGCCTCGTCACGCAGGCTGTCGTCGGCATCGATCCATTGGCGGAAGCCGTGTTTTATCGTCTGCGACATCCCTAG
- a CDS encoding PEP-CTERM sorting domain-containing protein: MFNLNQIRLLALSTVLGACVSSASAQKTFVNATSGAAGNTTLANGGLFSPPLNGTTGADQLWEERTTFASGGNVFESQGESAGENAPRLAVNLSLANGTYNIYAYFWSPGTETADNQQQWLLRAGLQNTAEELQLYSRVLGVVTTPVNEPGMQIATQVTSGDGFDVAPTLFTENSRNLWEAYLGQAVVNNGTLQVFIDDYSPATTVNNRTWFDGVGFSVVPEPSSIALFGLGLAGMLARRRK, from the coding sequence ATGTTCAACCTAAACCAGATCCGATTGCTCGCGCTGTCCACAGTGTTGGGCGCTTGCGTGTCGAGCGCCTCGGCGCAAAAAACCTTCGTGAATGCCACTTCCGGCGCGGCGGGGAATACCACCCTTGCCAATGGTGGCTTGTTCTCTCCTCCACTCAACGGCACCACCGGCGCCGATCAACTGTGGGAGGAACGAACCACATTCGCCAGCGGCGGCAATGTGTTTGAATCCCAGGGCGAATCCGCCGGGGAAAATGCCCCGCGCCTCGCCGTCAATCTTTCCCTCGCCAACGGCACCTACAATATCTACGCCTACTTCTGGTCACCCGGAACCGAGACAGCCGATAACCAGCAGCAATGGCTCCTGCGTGCCGGGCTTCAAAACACCGCTGAAGAACTCCAGCTCTACAGCCGCGTTCTCGGCGTGGTCACAACTCCCGTCAACGAACCCGGAATGCAGATCGCAACGCAGGTCACCTCGGGCGACGGCTTTGACGTCGCGCCGACCCTATTCACGGAAAACAGCCGCAACCTGTGGGAGGCTTATCTCGGGCAGGCCGTGGTGAACAACGGCACGTTGCAGGTGTTCATCGATGACTATTCACCCGCGACAACCGTCAACAACCGCACCTGGTTTGATGGCGTCGGCTTCTCCGTCGTTCCTGAGCCATCCTCGATCGCGCTGTTCGGCCTCGGCCTCGCAGGGATGCTGGCGCGCCGCCGAAAGTAA
- a CDS encoding metalloregulator ArsR/SmtB family transcription factor → MATGKQKRLLTDGELEGIAQHFRLLGEPMRLKILQALCRGPLSVNDIVTAVGATQANVSKHLALLAAAGILTRKKEGQCVFYGMKDQLTIRLCELVHDQLIA, encoded by the coding sequence ATGGCAACAGGTAAACAGAAGCGGCTTCTGACGGATGGCGAGCTTGAAGGTATTGCGCAACATTTTCGCCTTCTGGGCGAGCCGATGCGGCTGAAGATTCTCCAGGCGCTCTGCCGCGGGCCCCTCAGTGTCAATGATATCGTGACTGCGGTCGGCGCGACCCAGGCAAACGTCTCAAAGCATCTGGCGCTATTGGCGGCGGCCGGGATCCTGACACGCAAGAAGGAGGGCCAGTGCGTTTTCTACGGGATGAAGGACCAGCTCACGATCCGCCTGTGTGAGTTGGTGCACGATCAGCTCATCGCGTAA